The following proteins are co-located in the Tachysurus vachellii isolate PV-2020 chromosome 17, HZAU_Pvac_v1, whole genome shotgun sequence genome:
- the aqp3b gene encoding aquaporin-3b, with product MGWQKVFTDKMMQTFHIRNLLIRQALAECLGTLILVMFGCGAVAQLVLSEGSHGMFLTVNFAFGFAATLGILVCGQVSGGHLNPAVTFALCILGREPWRKFPVFFIFQTIGAFLGAAIIFGMYFDALWEYRKGSLIVLGENATAGIFATYPSNHLSLVNGFFDQVIGTAALIVCILAIVDPYNNPIPRGLEAFTVGFVVLVIGLSMGFNSGYAVNPARDLGPRIFTSIAGWGSEVFTVNDYWFFVPIFAPFIGALVGVLVYQLMVGYHLEGEAQEREEAEAHKEKVRLKSCKVSG from the exons ATGGGATGGCAAAAGGTTTTCACGGACAAAATGATGCAAACGTTCCACATCCGAAACCTACTGATACGCCAGGCTCTTGCGGAATGCCTGGGCACCCTCATCCTGGTG ATGTTTGGCTGTGGTGCTGTTGCTCAGCTAGTCCTGAGTGAAGGATCGCATGGAATGTTCCTGACGGTGAATTTCGCATTTGGTTTCGCTGCAACGCTTGGGATTTTGGTGTGTGGCCAGGTTTCAG GTGGACACCTGAACCCAGCTGTGACCTTTGCCCTTTGCATCCTTGGTAGGGAACCATGGAGGAAGTTCCCTGTATTCTTCATATTTCAGACTATAGGTGCCTTTCTTGGAGCTGCAATCATATTTGGCATGTATTTTG ATGCACTTTGGGAGTATCGGAAAGGCAGTCTGATTGTGTTGGGTGAAAATGCTACAGCTGGAATATTTGCCACGTATCCATCCAATCATCTTAGCCTGGTCAACGGCTTCTTTGATCAA GTGATTGGCACAGCAGCACTGATCGTGTGTATACTTGCAATCGTGGACCCGTATAACAACCCAATCCCACGCGGGCTAGAAGCCTTCACTGTAGGCTTCGTGGTTTTGGTTATTGGCCTTTCTATGGGATTTAACTCGGGTTATGCCGTAAACCCAGCCAGAGACCTCGGACCTCGAATCTTTACATCAATTGCAGGCTGGGGCAGTGAAGTCTTCAC AGTGAATGATTACTGGTTCTTTGTTCCAATCTTCGCACCATTTATCGGTGCCCTAGTGGGCGTTTTGGTGTATCAGCTGATGGTGGGATACCATTTGGAGGGAGAAGCCCAAGAGAGGGAAGAAGCAGAAGCCCACAAAGAGAAAGTAAGGCTGAAGTCATGCAAAGTGTCTGGGTAA
- the nars1 gene encoding asparagine--tRNA ligase, cytoplasmic — translation MADETTQGTEQISLRELYVSDKHGSDQDGDGTEQKPFKTALKALLFAGKEPFPTIYVDSQKEGERWAVISKTQLKNVKKNYHREQMKTDVKEKKEAGDAERREKNLEEAKKVIIKKDASLPEPKTVKIHLLEPLRDQRVKVFGWVHRLRRQGKNLLFIVLRDGTGFLQCVLTDKLCQCYNGLVLSTESTVALYGTLKQVPEGKQAPGGHELHCDFWELIGLAPAGGADNLLNEESDVDVQLNNRHMMIRGENVSKILRVRSTVTHCFREHFFSRGYYEITPPTLVQTQVEGGSTLFNLNYFGEQAYLTQSSQLYLETCIPALGDTFCIAQSYRAEQSRTRRHLSEYTHIEAECPFISFEDLLNRLEDLVCDVVDRVLKSPAAPLLHEINPNFKPPKRPFKRMNYADAITWLKEHDIKKDDGTYYEFGEDIPEAPERLMTDSINETILLCRFPAEIKSFYMQRCPEDQRLTESVDVLMPNVGEIVGGSMRIWDAEELLEGYKREGIDPTPYYWYTDQRKYGTCPHGGYGLGLERFLTWMLNRHHIRDVCLYPRFIQRCRP, via the exons ATGGCGGACGAAACGACCCAGGGCACAGAACAAATATCGCTGC GGGAGCTGTATGTCTCTGATAAACATGGCAGTGATCAGGATGGAGACGGGACGGAGCAGAAACCTTTCAAAACGGCATTGAag GCCCTACTATTTGCTGGAAAAGAACCATTCCCAACTATTTATGTGGATTCTCAGAAAGAAGGAGAG CGCTGGGCTGTGATTTCTAAAACCCAGCTGaagaatgtgaaaaaaaactaCCACCGGGAACAAATGAAGACGGAtgtgaaggaaaagaaagag GCGGGAGATgctgagaggagagagaaaaatctTGAGGAAGCCAAAAAGGTTATTATTAAGAAGGACGCCAGCCTTCCAGAACCCAAAACG GTTAAGATCCATCTGCTGGAGCCTCTGAGGGATCAGCGAGTCAAAGTGTTCGGCTGGGTGCACAGGCTACGCCGTCAAg GAAAGAACCTCCTGTTCATTGTGCTGAGAGATGGAACTGGATTCCTGCAGTGTGTACTCACCGATAAACTG TGTCAGTGCTATAACGGGCTCGTGTTGTCTACTGAAAGCACAGTGGCTCTGTATGGAACACTGAAGCAGGTTCCTGAGGGAAAACAG GCTCCAGGAGGCCACGAGCTGCACTGTGATTTCTGGGAGCTGATCGGTCTCGCTCCGGCCGGCGGCGCAGACAATCTGCTGAACGAGGAGTCGGATGTGGATGTTCAGCTCAACAACAGGCACATGATGATCCGGGGAGAAAACGTGTCCAAAATCCTGCGTGTGCGATCCACGGTCACACACTGCTTCAGGGAACACTTCTTCAGCCGTGGTTACTATGAG aTTACTCCTCCCACTCTGGTGCAGACTCAGGTGGAAGGCGGCTCCACCCTCTTCAATCTGAATTATTTTGGAGAGCAGGCGTATCTAACCCAGTCGTCGCAGCTTTACCTGGAGACCTGCATCCCAGCGCTTGGTGACACGTTCTGCATCGCCCAATCATATCGTGCTGAGCAGTCTCGCACACGCAGACACCTGTCTGA GTACACCCACATCGAGGCTGAATGTCCCTTCATCAGCTTTGAAGATCTGCTGAACAGATTAGAGGAtctggtgtgtgatgtggtggaTCGTGTCCTGAAGTCTCCTGCTGCACCACTGCTCCACGAAATAAACCCT aacTTCAAGCCCCCCAAGAGGCCGTTTAAGAGGATGAACTATGCTGATGCCATCACATGGCTTAAAGAACACGACATTAAGAAAGATGATGGGACCTACTACGAGTTTGGAGAG GATATCCCCGAAGCCCCTGAGAGGCTGATGACGGACTCCATTAACGAGACCATCCTGCTGTGCCGCTTCCCAGCGGAgattaaatcattttacatgCAGCGCTGTCCCGAGGATCAACGCCTCACTGAATCG GTTGACGTGTTGATGCCTAACGTTGGTGAGATCGTCGGAGGGTCGATGCGTATCTGGGATGCTGAGGAACTTCTGGAGGGCTACAAGAGAGAAGGCATCGACCCCACTCCGTACTACTGGTACACTGACCAG AGGAAGTATGGCACATGCCCTCATGGTGGATATGGGCTTGGCCTCGAGCGTTTCCTTACCTGGATGCTGAATCGTCACCACATTCGAGACGTGTGCCTCTACCCGCGCTTCATACAGCGCTGCAGGCCTTAA